A stretch of Exiguobacterium sp. BMC-KP DNA encodes these proteins:
- the uvrC gene encoding excinuclease ABC subunit UvrC produces MGHQEHIKAKLSLLPDEPGCYLHKNEFGEVIYVGKAKNLKNRVRSYFTGAHDIKTERLVAEVRDFEYIITASELEALLLEMTLIKKHDPKYNIMLKDDKSYPYLKITNETYPRLITTRKLKKDGGHYFGPYPNAYAANETKRLLDRLYPLRKCQPMPKKLCLYYHIGQCLGPCEIPNLESEQKALVSEIRRFLSGDTKELVESLKHKMAEAAETMEFERAGELRDQVRAIESIMNKQNMITADLTSRDVFGIHVDKGWMCVQVFFLRGGKMIERDVSLFPIYGTPAEELESFIVQFYEKNIKPSEVYVPPLVNQLLLKEALSIKIHVPVRGSKRKLLDLATKNAENAISERFELLAKDEKRTVQAVEELANAIDVHPLSRIEIIDNANIQGADAVSALVVFEDGKPLKKEYRKFKIRTVQGPDDYESMREIVRRRYRRLLLEGARLPDLVLIDGGVGQLNAALEVIQDELGLSLPVGSLKKDDKHRTSQLLFGEDARLIELSPRSSAFYLLQRMQDEVHRFAITFHRSLRSKGMTRSLLDEIPGVGPKRRQQLIRHFGSMRSLRRATIEQLAEAGLPVKLAETVAEYLSQANEE; encoded by the coding sequence AACGAATTTGGCGAAGTCATCTATGTCGGAAAAGCAAAAAATCTAAAGAATCGTGTCCGCTCCTATTTCACGGGAGCACATGATATTAAGACGGAACGTCTCGTCGCGGAAGTCCGTGACTTCGAATACATCATCACAGCGAGTGAACTAGAAGCGTTATTGCTTGAGATGACATTGATTAAAAAGCATGATCCGAAATACAATATCATGTTGAAGGACGATAAATCTTACCCGTACTTGAAAATTACGAATGAGACCTATCCACGATTGATTACTACACGTAAGTTAAAAAAAGACGGCGGACATTACTTCGGTCCGTATCCGAATGCGTATGCAGCGAACGAAACAAAACGTCTGTTAGATCGTTTATATCCGTTACGCAAATGTCAGCCGATGCCGAAGAAACTCTGTCTGTATTATCATATCGGTCAATGTCTCGGTCCGTGTGAAATCCCGAATCTTGAGTCGGAACAAAAGGCACTCGTATCGGAAATCCGACGCTTCTTATCGGGCGACACGAAAGAACTCGTTGAAAGCTTGAAGCACAAGATGGCAGAAGCGGCCGAGACGATGGAATTCGAACGTGCAGGAGAATTGCGTGATCAAGTGCGAGCCATTGAGTCGATCATGAACAAACAAAATATGATCACGGCGGATTTGACATCACGTGATGTATTCGGGATTCACGTTGATAAAGGCTGGATGTGTGTCCAAGTATTTTTCCTTCGCGGGGGGAAAATGATCGAGCGCGATGTCTCGCTTTTCCCGATTTATGGTACGCCAGCCGAGGAACTGGAGAGTTTCATCGTTCAATTCTATGAAAAGAACATCAAGCCGAGTGAAGTCTATGTACCACCACTCGTCAATCAGCTTCTCCTCAAAGAGGCGCTTTCAATCAAAATTCACGTTCCGGTCCGAGGATCGAAGCGGAAATTACTTGATTTAGCGACGAAAAATGCTGAAAATGCGATATCTGAACGCTTTGAATTGTTAGCAAAAGATGAGAAACGCACCGTGCAGGCAGTCGAGGAGCTCGCGAATGCAATTGATGTCCATCCATTATCACGAATCGAGATCATCGATAATGCGAACATCCAAGGAGCAGACGCTGTTTCGGCGCTCGTCGTCTTTGAAGACGGTAAACCACTCAAAAAGGAATACCGGAAATTCAAGATTCGGACAGTCCAAGGACCGGACGACTATGAATCGATGCGTGAGATCGTTCGTCGCCGTTATCGGCGATTGTTACTTGAAGGAGCGCGCCTTCCGGACCTCGTCTTAATTGACGGAGGAGTTGGACAGTTGAATGCTGCTTTAGAAGTCATTCAAGATGAACTTGGCTTATCCCTTCCGGTCGGTTCATTAAAAAAAGATGACAAACACCGAACGAGTCAGTTGTTATTTGGAGAAGATGCTCGTCTCATCGAACTAAGTCCTCGTTCAAGTGCGTTTTATCTACTGCAGCGCATGCAAGATGAAGTGCATCGGTTTGCTATCACGTTCCATCGCTCACTCCGTTCAAAAGGAATGACCCGTTCCTTGCTTGATGAGATACCAGGAGTCGGACCGAAACGACGGCAACAGTTGATCCGCCATTTCGGATCGATGCGTAGTCTGCGTCGTGCGACGATTGAGCAGTTGGCAGAGGCGGGATTGCCCGTGAAATTAGCGGAAACCGTTGCCGAATATTTAAGTCAAGCGAATGAAGAATAA